The genome window acctgtgaagttttgggccgtttggagcattttcactgaagttatgagaaaatcgtgtttcatggtgagcattgtgttgccatggcaacggcatttgaagaaatctcaaaactgtcccgtagatgtcttcacggctggactgttagcacacatgtgaagtttgagcactttttgaacattttcataggagttatagcgacattgTCTtctatggcgagggatgcgtttccatggaaacggcatatgatgacaccccataattgacgtagagctgttgagggctggaccattaactattatctgaagtctggtgctgttttagACATTTGCATAGGTATCACAACTACATCGTGTTTTAAGGCGAGGGATgcatttccatggaaacggcatatggtgagatgtcAGATTTGATGTAGAACTGTTGCGGCACGGAGAGGTGATATACAGGTGAAGATTGTGGGACGACCGGACCGTGTACATTGGAgctacagcgacatcgtgttttatggcgagggatgcgtttccatggaaacggcatatgatccATTATCCataccattatctgaagtctgctgctctgagcatgtcagttggagttatgacatcatcgtgttccatgacacagatgtttatatttgagctaacgatgtgtccagagatcaaaggtttccatggtgatggaagtaatcagtgagaggagagcattttcattgttctgaatgagagataaacctgttacatgtgaacgttttgttgaagaaccgtaacagatatcattgaaatttcaaagcgtgaagcatgtcaaggaacttgagcatctgaagtgtactttttgtgtaccttcgggttaataatgtggccttttttgcagattaactaaaggtgtgcggctgctgtggtggggaaagaTGAGGCTGAATTTACAATGGGGTTTAACGGAGACATGTTttcgtttttgtcacttcatgccctcaagaggcattttgtttaattattttgcttaattattttaaatttttcaagctacgagatgttttcctacgtttctcatgaaagattatgtctcaggaattaaatgtagggtttgggaattatggcaggtttaaaagaaaatatgactGTTACGTTCCCTCCTAATCTAGGGGTACGAAGGGAAGTAACAAAGCACAGAAATGACCAGGCACGAGAAAAAAAGTGCGGAAACTGATCTTCTGAAGCCACAAAGGGAGGTTTAATTACCAATGATGGACAAGCAGAAAACGGGCTCACCAGCCAACTTGCAAAGCAAATtaagatacaaatataatcaggtCCCACACAGAGACATAGACACCATGCAGCACCCATGCAGCACCCATGCAGCCAGAGAAGAAGGGGAGAGCGACTGCAGCTTTTCTCAGGTCTTTTATGGAGGCCCTGATTGGTGATTTGGAGCACCTGGAGGAGAAGCTGCACCTGGAGACAAtatagagggagagagagaaagacacacacacacacacccaaacacCAGCACCCACAACGGCACGTAACAATGATGGAaaaattaaatctgtcctccactctagctgtgacatcacacactctaaaatctgaagaaggcctctttaccaaggtctgaacaatgtttaatatctctaaaagtattacacgaataatgtcagaaagatgtgttacattttaaagttggaatgaggtttctgagtgaaagtctgaagagtttctccattgaattccatgttacacatttgatgaattatgggatgtatctctggaattatgaaagttatgaatgagaaaagtaatagacATCGATTCCTGACCGAGCTGAacattttgatgtttgaacggagtttctgcgatgtggaatgtgggagatgaagaggtgcaaaataacccggcggaataataaagaattgtGTGCGTAGCATAACAGATTGTAGGAATGCTGTATCAGCATTCCCACAAAATAATAGAGAAGTTGAGGTAATATATCATCTAGTAAGGTCACTCCTGAAGTTTGAAAATATAACAGTTCAATCTCAAAAGAGCTTCAACACTATGAGTTATGGAATCCCTAAATACGTGAATACAGAGTTACACTAAGAAAATGTAAAGGAGGTTTGTCCAAATCCTATTCAATTGGCATAACTGCAAACTTAAAGATTTGTCTTAATTTATGCAGATTATCCCTTGAAAATACACTCTAGTTCCACATGAATgtgctgtgtgcatgtgtgtgacaATTAAAGGTTTCTTCCTCAGATTCTATAGGAACAGCCTTACATACATTCCTCTTACAGCTGTGGTTCAGTTCACCCCCCCCTGGTGGCAGACAGTGTTACCAAATGCATTCAGTACTGTTTCCCTTGAGCTCATATCGATGCATAGGGCAGGATATTGGGATGTCTTACAAAGAATATTGTCTTTAAAACACACAGAATAATTTATCAAAATCAGTAATGATGGTTGCCATTTCTCCCCTGCTAATGCTAATGTCTGCCACTGGGATTGAAAGTAGGTCAGCCTCGGTGCCAGGATGCTGCGCTGAATACAGACTGTGTGGCACAatcacttaaaggtcacctattatgcaaaatccacttgttcatgtattttattcatcaacatgtgtcccctctgtggaaagagattctgaacatttcaggaaaaaagattctctctctttttgatctatTTCTAtagaaacctgtctgaaaatgagctgctcagattttggccactttatgatgtcatataaCGATGttgtggcttgtgtaaccattagccaatcaccaaccaaggtaaccctccccccccccccccacacatcttatcacctgaatctcctcctagagcaccattgtgttctttgtaaccaaatctctctcagaggggcgtggggaggggctccttatttcatctaaagtaacagacagagaatcagcacttttgaaacagggctgaaacagaggggattatgggtaatgctgcaatgatctgtttggtgtttggagccaaacacgtcagagacatgttttgtatatatctgggacctataatatattgatgaaaaacagtatgataggggacctttaacatcAGCTGATGTATACCAAACATACATTTGTATATTATCCTTGCAGAGATATGTTGGGTCGTTTTGATCTGCTTTGGCTCCACCGGCATGAGATTATCAGTGAGGTTGCAAGAATTAAGTAGAAGAGAAAACAAAGGTACCAAAACATACTTAAAATCTTCTTTTATTTGTCACACAAGAAATGTATCTAAACTGTTGAAGTATATTGACAAGTAAGTGGCTGCTAAAAAACTTCCTTTGGATAATACAACCATTTCTTTGCAGAGTGCCACTGTAACTACAAAAATACAGTGCGTACACCTATTTCTGGACAAtcattaatatattttattaaatgATCATATTATCTGCAGGTCTACATGGCAGAGCAGACACAATCTTTACACTATTTTAGCAATAAATATTAATTCATTATCAATCTGTCACCATAAATACCCATCCTACAGTTATGATGCAATGATATGTTCTCTTTCAGAAGAGATGTTTTAGATGTCTGTGCTTCTGTGTGTTTGTTACACCGAATGTTTATATGCACACTGTCCTGTATTAGTGTTGGCAGTTGTATAATGCTGGTTCTGTCGTCACTGGATCACTGTGACGTCAGCTCTAGGACCAAATCTGCAGGAGAGAAGAGTGACGCATCATTAGTTATTAGCTTAAAGTTCCCTACTCTTTTTCaacaatatatcacaggtctcagataaaaacaaaacatgtctctgaaaaaccaaacagattattgtagcatcccataaacccctctgtttcagccctgtttcaaaagtgctgattctgtagctttaaatgctaatgagctgctgctggccacgcccctctgagaagtggttggtttaaaaacacaatggtgctcgaggaggagattcagtggataaggtgggggggggggggggggatcaggacaaaaagagagcgaATCTTTCAACACAGGggacacacacatgtatttataaaagagatggattttgcataataggtgacctttaaaatgcAACAACTTATTTTTCCAATAAAAAGCAAGTGTAAGAAAACACAAGGTGTTAATATGAGGACATGGTCGGCCACACTTTGGCCACCAGATCTTGATTGACGTCTTTCAGTAACAGGTTAGTAGCCCAACATAACCTTTTCAACCATTTTAGAATTAAAATCATCCGATTTATATACTGGACTGGACCGCTATAACCCTCAAGAGATTTCACAGcaattttcaaatcacaattatCATTGCCAAAATAATTGGATAttggatatactttattaatcccagtggggaaattgtttctctgcatttgacccatcctagtgttaggagcagtgggctgccattttgaacagcgcccggggaatAATTAGTGACTAACTGCACATTTCCTCTACAAGGACTGCTCCTTGGTTCttagttttatttgatttattttaagttTTTTGCTATTTTGTCAAAGGTTTGTTGATTGCTCTTTAATGTGAAACTTTGTCGGCGGCTGTCCTGGACAGGTCCcctttgaaaaatgtattttgtatctcaatgggaaaAACTCCTGGTTAAAATACAAGTAAAATACCAAGTAAATacacaaaaagaaaaagcagaAGTTATTTAAGATGCATTGGATTAGTTAGCCAGGATTATGGTATGTGGATTATTAACCTCATCATCATCCCTGATCTTACATTTTTTAACAGCATGATAAACCCAAACTGTGGTTTATCGAGACATCCCTAATCCCAACCCTTTTGTCAAATAACACCAGGTAACATTCATGTGTTAATTTAATTAAAGGAGCTCAACGTAACTTCCTATGTTGTAATGTGaacaaaccatagactgtacaaACTGGCAAAAACTGAAAATGAACAACAGACTAGTGAAGTGGTCAATTCATGATGATGCTTTAAAGGGCTGCTGACCCGTAAGGTGTTGTCCCAGGAGGCGGAGCAGAGCGCCGTGCCGTCGGGCGACACTCTCACTCTGCTGACGCGGTTCTCGTGGCCGAACAGGATGGAAGCACGAGTTCCCTTCAACACGTCCCACACATTGATGGTGTAGTCGTTATATCCAGCGAACAGCAGGCGACCTGTGGGCGTGAGGgggcgagggagagagagaaatgacatgaaacaggaagtgggacATTTGTAAAAAGGGGAAGTAGAGGCAGAAACCAGTTTGTTAGGGAAGTTGTGTTATCGAGAACGCAATTTCCTTGAATTACTAAAAAtaccttcatttatttaaaacacaGCATCAGGTATTATTCCCAAAACGTTCCCTTAAAGGTCCTCTATTTTACtgtttttcataaatatattatagctctcagatatatacaaaacatgtctctgacgtgtttggctccaaacaccaaacagatcattgcagcattacccataatcccctctgtttcagccctgtttccaaagtgctgattctctgtttgttactttagatgaaaataaggagcccctccccacgcacatgttgatgtagaagagacaggaacaagtggattttgcataataggtgacctttaagatgcTTTATGAGTATTGCATACTCCACACATTCAGAAAACCTTACCACTCAGAGAGAAGTCCAGAGTGGAGGCTCCAAATATCACGCTGTCCTTCTGATAGACGGCCACCTCACGGTCAGCGCGCAGATCAAAGAAACGACACTGAGGGGCGAAAACACAGACAGGACACAAACAGTGACTTCACAGTGGACCTTTCAGTACACAGTACAGTACGTAGAATTAAAGAAGTATAGCAAAAAGGTCAGAGTCTGGCATACAGTAGGAGTATATGAAAATGTCCTGTCACAATTATCCTGGCCAAAATAATTGGGATTTACAATGTTTTCCAATCatcaaaatatatatcactttaCTGTATACGTTTAAAAAAGAACTAGTATTATTAACGGACCACAGATTGGACAGACCACTGTTTGTGTTCTAACAGACCACTGTTTGTTGCTATTCTCAACAAATGAGAATATTTAAGATTAGGATGAGGAAGTTAACCACAATCAACTTTGTGACTCATTGTATCTCTATAAGAACAAACAATCCTATCCCATCCCTAGTCGAGATTACTTTTGAGCATGTCAGTACACGTTGTTGTATTTCTATGTATCTGTTTCTGTTGACAGGTGTTGTTCTGTTagagtactagactcctggtactagactcctgctCCTAGACTCCTGCTCCTAGACTCCTGCTCCTAGACTCCTGCTACTAGACTCCTGctcctagactcctggtactagactcctgctcctagactcctggtactagactcctggtactcctggtactagactcctggtactcctggtactagactcctgctcctagactcctggtactagactcctggtactagactcctggtactagactcctggtactcctggtactagactcctggtactagactcctgctcctagactcctggtactagactcctggtactagactcctggtactagactcctggtactagactcctggtactcctggtactagactcctggtactagactcctggtactagactcctggtactcctggtactagactcctgctcctagactcctggtactagactcctggtactagactcctgggactagactcctggtactagactcctggtactaggatgggttaaaagcagagcacaaatgtcactgtgtgtgctctgcctgtgtgaccattaaagagggtttcatccctcccaattataTTCTATTAATAGGTTCACTGAGTTCCCTCCTTAATAAATCCTGATAAGAAACTGGTTCAGACACAATAAATCAATCGAATATCTACACATGCACCGAGGACGTCAATAACGACCTTGTGCGGGACACATATTGACACATCACAACAAAGTGATAAACAGGTCGAACAGTTGGACGTGACTCACTGTGGCATCGTCTGAAGCCGAGGCAAAAGCGTCTCCACTCGGGTAATACCTGAACACACAGGGACGTAGAGTTAGAAATCATGCATCAGAAAGTCAACAAATACGATTACTTCTTTATTACTAGTTTCCCGCTTACTCTTTAGTCACAGATTATTATAGAAACTGAATTTAGACCGACCGCTACGCAAACACACTATTTTCCCCACTTTcaattttttattaattaacttTTTCTTTCATTGTTAAAATCACAGTAAATAGTGTTTGAAAAATGTGTTTACTGCTTGAAGAAGCCCTCTATATCAAAAATAATGTACACATCTTATTGAGCAGAGTATTTCTGCTCAATAAACGGGATGAAAGCTGGTCTTACTCTTATATGGAGGAAGATCAAATCTCGCTAATTGAGAAAAAGGAAATTGTGAATGATGCTAATTTATTGTGCAAAAATGCATCCATATCTTTTTCCGAAAAGTCAAACAACAGAAAAGCTAGATTTAAAAGTTATTTGGACCATATTAATGtagttctcatttgttttagtaTTCAACCCAGTTAGTTttcttgaaaatgtaaaaacatgatTAAGTCAGGACACTTCGGTCTCTCATTTAGTGAAAGACGAATACATGAAAGGGCAGCAGAGCGCCTCAGATGTATCCATGACGTTGGGCACGTGTGCAGACACACAGCGGTAACATGCCCTCTTTGTGCATCCTGATGAGCTATGGAGGAATGCAAGGTCTCAatatgtagtagtagtagcagtacgAACTATGTTTGACATCTTTATCTCATGTTCCATTATTTTATATGTATTTCTTTGTATCAAGTCGCTGCACTCACTTCACACAGTTGATGTCCGATTCGTGGCTCTCAAAAGACTGAACGTTCTGTCCAGAGCGCATGTCCCAGATGTTGGACTTCCTATCAGAGccctgatcacacacacacacacacacacacacacacacacacacacacacacacacacacacacacacacacacacacacacacacacacacacacacacacacacacacacacacacacacacacacacacacacacacacacacacacacacacacacacacacacacacacacacacacacacacacacacagtcattaGAGGGGACAGATGGAGAGATAATCTTTGACAGCATGTTTCCATGTGATCATGATCCTCCCCACTTCACACCAGTACTTATGGTGAAGAGACACGTTTACTTTCTATTGGAAGGACATCCATCTCAAATGGTTTGATTTATGAAGACAAACATTAACCTAAGATATGAGATTGTATATGCAAAATGTTGGGAGTCCGATTAAAAAAATGGACCTAAGCTCAAACTGCTGGTATTCAAAGAGCATATGCTTGGTACAAATTAGATCCAAGATATTGTAACCTGTACGTTTCATGGGTATTGCAGTAGGCTATTTTGAACCTTTTGAATTGTTGCTCATTGCTCTATTCTAAAAATCTAGTTTCTTTGACATATCAGTATCAAACTCTAAATAAGTATATACATGTAACGGATACAAGGTTTTGCAGCATTATATTATAGCAAACAGGCACATCCACACACTGTGTCTCTCTCACCCCAGAGACGAAGGTGTTTCCTGTCTCAGACGGAGCGAGGTCGAGGGACAGGACATCAGCTGTGTGACCGTGGAAGCTCTGCAGCAGCTGCCCGCTCTCCACATCCCACAAGGCACATGTGCCATCACCACTGGAGGTCAggagctaacacacacacacacacacacacacacacacacacacacacacacacacacacacacacacacacacacacacacacacacacacacacacacacacacacacacacacacacacacacacacacacacacacacacacacacacacacacacgttcaacATACaattacaaaaagaaaaatacacatcaTGTATTATGTTGGAAACTCCACAAAGGAAAGATAATTTCTggataaaaaaaatacatgaataataataaattaatgaATTATTACATTCTTAAAAAAAGTATTGTTCATGCtctgaaataaaatacattgcATTGGGGAGATGTAGTAGGATTTATTTGTGTAACAATCACCTACGTAGGTGGTGTGTTCTCTATCTGTATGGCTTTGGCTTCAGGCTTTGCTTTCATGAAGTGAAATAGCCAAAAATAAACTTGAAATCAAAATGAGGTTTAGTTTAGGTCATTTTGACCTCACTAGCGGGTTCAAAGGATCACACCAGCGTCATCAACATCCGCTCATGTGCCGTCACCGCTGGAGGTCAggagctaacacacacacacacgacagaaTCCAAAGGTCAGCTCCTCCTCACTAACAGAAAGTGTCACTGTGCCTCGTGTATCCACACACAATGTCTAAATGTCAGCGCCTCCTCTGATGAAAACAGATTATGGGCACTTAGAGACACATGCAGACATCAGAggtccctgctgctgctggattaGAGACTCCTGCTGGATGACCTcaggcacacgcacacgcacacacacacacacacacacacacacacacacacacacacacacacacacacacacacacacacacacacacacacacacacacacacacacacacacacacacacacacacacacacacacacacacacacacacacacacacatacatcctgCCTGCACAGCGAGTGAGCTCCAGTTTCAACATGAATGCAATTATCAGTAAGCCACAattactgacacacacacagatgggaGCCTCTCTGATATCATAGAGAGCCTTTGCATTGGTCTAATTCTGCCCACCACCACCTGCATGTTACCATATATTTAGTCCTTGCAGGGGGTTCGATAAATGACCCAATGATCCTACTGAACGTGTACATATTGTTTTTTATGAAAGACTCACATGATGCATACGATCAGTTTATCTGACTGAGTGTGCTCCATGTTGCTAGGGTGAACACAAAGTCATCACTCAGGGATGCTAACACTTATTTTCATGTTCGACGAATCTGCTGAATATTTTCTCTATTTATTGATGCATGGCGATATCTTACATTGTTTTTGTAAGTCCAAAGCTACAATATAATCAATTTAATATGTTAAATCAAACAGGAAAGAAGGTTATCTCCATATTTGAGAGGTACAACATTAGCATTTTCTGTCAATGTTACATTTTTCTTCTCCTGATTGGTCGACTAATTGTTGCGGCTCCATTTATAAAAACGCAAAACTGTATGCATTCATAACTCTCCTGTTTGCAGACTTGAAGGCTGCTGGAAAATGTCAGTATAGTGAACACAGTTCTTGGTGAGCCCTTCATATAGTCCACAGCCCGGATCTACTTTAATGGAAAGTGTAAGAGCTGTGGGCGTCACAGTGTGCATgcggtgtgtttttgtgtgtgagacGCACAATGACAGAGACACTCAGGGGAACACATGCatgtgcgtgtctgtgtgttaAATGTTCTGCTCTCAGGCCACGGCACTCCACTCTTTCCTTGATAAAAGCCTCTTTCTCAGATAAAGACCACTCGGTGTCTAATAATACTCACAGAGAAGAggaccccccccacccccccccacagcctctttcctgccccccccccagccCTGGCACCCATCTCCATCTCCCCTCCTCACTCGCTCCACTATCTTGTTAACGGCCAGAGGGGAGTAGATGATTCAAGTCAAATATCCCCCCCGTTTCTTTCATGCTCTCCCTGGAGAATGTCCTTTCCTATCAGGGAGTACAAGGCACAGCCAACAAAGAATACATTTGGACTCCTTAACCTTTAAATAGGAACCGTACACAAAAATGACTCAACAGAATACTAATCCTTAAATACAGTGTAAATATATTATTCATAGTTTTAAAGATTTTTCTGATGGTGTATATTATTATTGGATGACTCAAAGATAAGAATTGGGGAGGAAACAAATAACAAATGGCTCTAATGGTATGAAG of Pseudochaenichthys georgianus chromosome 3, fPseGeo1.2, whole genome shotgun sequence contains these proteins:
- the LOC117461090 gene encoding guanine nucleotide-binding protein subunit beta-5b-like gives rise to the protein MACAGLTAGESVASLKKESETLKKKLEEERGKLSDIELNQVAEKVEVLGALAIKTRRVLKGHGNKVLCMDWCKDKRRIVSSSQDGKVIVWDAFTLNKEHGLNLPCTWVMACAYAPSGCAVACGGLDNKCSVFPLSLDKNENLNAKKKSVAMHTNYVSGCTFTSSDMQLLTSSGDGTCALWDVESGQLLQSFHGHTADVLSLDLAPSETGNTFVSGGSDRKSNIWDMRSGQNVQSFESHESDINCVKYYPSGDAFASASDDATCRFFDLRADREVAVYQKDSVIFGASTLDFSLSGRLLFAGYNDYTINVWDVLKGTRASILFGHENRVSRVRVSPDGTALCSASWDNTLRIWS